One genomic window of Azospirillum sp. TSH58 includes the following:
- the hflK gene encoding FtsH protease activity modulator HflK — MPWSNQGGGGGGGPWGPPPGGGGQNPWGRPPGGGGGGGSGGGGPQPPDLEDLLRRGQDRLKRVMPGGVGSGRGIALVVGLLAVVWLASGIYRVEADEQGVVLRFGQWVRTEQPGLRYHLPSPIETVLMPKVTRVNRIEVGYRSAGDGRRGDRDVPDESLMLTGDENIIDIDFTVFWVIKDAGEYLFKIRDPEATVKKAAESAMREVIGRTDLQPALTEARQQIETSTRQLLQAMLDDYEAGIEVTQVQLQKADPPSPVIDAFNDVQRARADRERARNEAEAYRNDVIPRARGDAERLIQEASAYREQVVNLAQGDADRFRKVFDAYSTAKDVTAKRMYLETMEEILRGANKVIIDGNAQGAQGVVPYLPLNQLQPAPAGAQSPNGAARPAGQPPAR, encoded by the coding sequence ATGCCGTGGAGCAATCAGGGAGGGGGCGGCGGTGGCGGCCCCTGGGGTCCTCCGCCGGGTGGTGGCGGTCAGAATCCGTGGGGCCGTCCGCCGGGTGGCGGTGGCGGCGGTGGTAGCGGCGGCGGAGGGCCGCAGCCGCCGGACCTGGAGGATCTGCTGCGCCGCGGCCAGGACCGCCTGAAGCGGGTGATGCCGGGCGGCGTCGGCAGCGGCCGGGGCATCGCGCTCGTCGTCGGCCTGCTGGCCGTCGTCTGGCTGGCCAGCGGCATCTACCGCGTCGAGGCGGACGAGCAGGGCGTCGTGCTGCGCTTCGGCCAGTGGGTGCGCACCGAGCAGCCCGGTCTGCGCTATCACCTGCCGTCGCCCATCGAAACGGTGCTGATGCCCAAGGTGACGCGCGTCAACCGGATCGAGGTCGGCTACCGTTCGGCCGGCGACGGGCGCCGCGGCGACCGCGACGTTCCCGACGAGTCGCTGATGCTGACCGGCGACGAGAACATCATCGACATCGACTTCACCGTCTTCTGGGTCATCAAGGACGCGGGCGAGTATCTGTTCAAGATCCGCGACCCCGAGGCCACCGTGAAGAAGGCGGCGGAAAGCGCGATGCGCGAGGTCATCGGCCGCACCGACCTGCAGCCGGCCCTGACCGAGGCCCGCCAGCAGATCGAAACCTCCACCCGCCAGCTCCTCCAGGCCATGCTGGACGACTATGAGGCGGGCATCGAGGTGACGCAGGTGCAGCTGCAGAAGGCCGACCCGCCGTCGCCCGTCATCGACGCCTTCAACGACGTGCAGCGCGCCCGCGCCGACCGCGAACGCGCCCGCAACGAGGCCGAAGCCTACCGGAACGACGTCATCCCGCGCGCCCGAGGCGACGCGGAACGGCTGATCCAGGAAGCCTCCGCCTATCGCGAGCAGGTCGTGAACCTGGCCCAGGGTGACGCCGACCGCTTCCGCAAGGTCTTCGACGCCTACTCGACCGCCAAGGATGTGACCGCCAAGCGCATGTATCTCGAGACCATGGAAGAGATCCTGCGCGGCGCCAACAAGGTCATCATCGACGGCAACGCGCAGGGCGCGCAGGGCGTGGTTCCCTATCTGCCGCTCAACCAGCTCCAGCCGGCCCCGGCTGGCGCGCAGTCGCCGAACGGCGCGGCGCGGCCCGCCGGCCAGCCGCCGGCCCGTTGA
- a CDS encoding PLP-dependent aminotransferase family protein, with translation MTVDWGNVFAGRVAGMGASEIRELLKLLERPEIISFAGGIPDPDFFPTAAIARAYEKIFQSNGQSNGGAGGALQYTISEGYTPLREWICAYLGRRGIQAGLDEVLVTSGSQQALEFVGKLLIGPGEKILVTRPTYLGALQAFSPYEPQYLSVPGDAEGPDLAAVEAALEQKPKFFYLVPDFQNPNGTTISLARREALLDLCAKHGVPIVEDAAYTELRYEGEPIPSIVALDAARNGGKITNVLFCGSFSKTMVPALRVGWINGPAEVINRLVLMKQAGDLHTSTINQIVLHDVVSQSFDSHIRRLRAGYKERRDAMLTALAEFAPAGVTWTKPEGGMFVWIELPEGADGVDLLARAIKDANVAFVPGSAFHADRSGKNTLRLSFSNNNPERIREGIRRLCGLLQTVAA, from the coding sequence GTGACGGTCGATTGGGGAAACGTGTTTGCCGGTCGCGTCGCCGGTATGGGCGCTTCGGAAATCCGGGAGCTGCTGAAGCTGCTCGAACGGCCGGAAATCATCTCCTTCGCCGGAGGCATCCCGGACCCCGATTTCTTCCCGACCGCGGCCATCGCCCGCGCCTATGAGAAGATCTTCCAGTCCAACGGCCAGTCCAACGGCGGGGCCGGCGGCGCCCTCCAGTACACCATCAGCGAGGGCTATACGCCCCTGCGCGAGTGGATCTGCGCCTACCTGGGCCGCCGCGGCATCCAGGCCGGGCTGGACGAGGTGCTGGTGACCAGCGGCTCGCAGCAGGCGCTGGAGTTCGTCGGCAAACTGCTGATCGGGCCGGGCGAAAAGATCCTGGTGACCCGCCCGACCTATCTCGGCGCGCTCCAGGCCTTCTCGCCCTACGAGCCGCAATACCTCTCCGTCCCCGGCGACGCCGAGGGTCCGGACCTCGCCGCGGTGGAGGCGGCGCTGGAGCAGAAGCCGAAGTTCTTCTACCTCGTCCCCGACTTCCAGAACCCCAACGGCACGACGATCTCGCTGGCCCGCCGCGAGGCGCTGCTCGACCTCTGCGCCAAGCACGGCGTGCCGATCGTCGAGGACGCCGCCTACACCGAACTGCGCTACGAGGGCGAGCCGATCCCGTCCATCGTGGCGCTGGACGCCGCGCGCAACGGCGGCAAGATCACCAACGTGCTCTTCTGCGGCTCCTTCTCCAAGACGATGGTGCCGGCGCTGCGCGTGGGCTGGATCAACGGCCCGGCCGAGGTGATCAACCGGCTGGTCCTGATGAAGCAGGCCGGCGACCTGCACACCAGCACCATCAACCAGATCGTGCTGCACGACGTGGTGTCGCAGAGCTTCGACAGCCACATCCGCCGCCTGCGCGCCGGCTACAAGGAGCGCCGCGACGCCATGCTGACCGCGCTGGCCGAGTTCGCCCCGGCGGGGGTGACCTGGACCAAGCCGGAAGGCGGCATGTTCGTCTGGATCGAGCTGCCGGAGGGCGCCGACGGGGTGGATCTGCTGGCCCGCGCCATCAAGGACGCCAACGTCGCCTTCGTCCCCGGCTCGGCCTTCCACGCCGACCGCTCGGGCAAGAACACGCTGCGTCTCAGCTTCTCCAACAACAACCCGGAGCGCATCCGCGAAGGCATCCGCCGCCTCTGCGGCCTGCTCCAGACCGTCGCGGCGTAA
- the miaA gene encoding tRNA (adenosine(37)-N6)-dimethylallyltransferase MiaA: MAEDSPRNRDVRHRHVVVIGGPTASGKSGMALDIALARNGTVINADSMQLYAELDVLTARPGAEDLAQAPHRLYGVLPAAERGSAARWRDMALAEIAEAHAAGRLPIVVGGTGLYLRTLMEGLSAVPAVPDEVRKAAHARLRDLGGEAFRAELVRRDPASVKLSPGDTTRLTRAWEVLEATGHPLSHWQTQRAEGAPEGLAFSVLVIDPPRDALYANCDRRFHVMMGQGALEEVRRLDALGLDPDLPAMKALGVPELRDHLRGALTLDEAIALAQQSTRRYAKRQVTWFRHQLAARPPASALHGCHTINSLYARPLSEAILTYLETTLRR; this comes from the coding sequence ATGGCGGAGGACAGCCCGCGGAACCGGGATGTGCGGCACCGGCACGTGGTGGTGATCGGCGGCCCGACGGCGTCGGGCAAGTCGGGCATGGCGCTCGACATCGCCCTGGCGCGCAACGGCACGGTGATCAACGCCGACAGCATGCAGCTCTACGCCGAACTGGACGTGCTGACCGCCCGTCCGGGGGCGGAGGATCTGGCGCAGGCCCCGCACCGCCTCTACGGCGTGCTGCCGGCGGCGGAGCGTGGCTCCGCGGCGCGCTGGCGCGACATGGCGCTGGCCGAGATCGCCGAGGCGCACGCCGCCGGGCGGCTGCCCATCGTCGTCGGCGGCACCGGCCTCTACCTGCGCACCCTCATGGAGGGCTTGAGCGCCGTTCCCGCCGTCCCCGACGAGGTCCGAAAGGCCGCCCACGCCCGCTTGCGGGACCTGGGGGGCGAGGCGTTCCGCGCGGAGCTGGTGCGTCGCGACCCGGCCTCGGTCAAGCTGAGCCCCGGCGACACCACCCGCCTGACCCGCGCCTGGGAGGTGCTGGAGGCCACCGGCCACCCGCTGTCCCACTGGCAGACCCAGCGCGCCGAGGGCGCGCCGGAGGGGCTGGCCTTTTCCGTTCTGGTGATCGACCCGCCGCGCGACGCGCTCTACGCCAACTGCGACCGTCGCTTCCACGTGATGATGGGGCAGGGGGCGCTTGAGGAGGTGCGGCGCCTGGACGCGCTCGGCCTCGATCCCGACCTGCCGGCGATGAAGGCGCTGGGCGTGCCGGAGCTGCGCGACCATCTGCGCGGCGCCCTGACGCTCGACGAAGCCATTGCGCTGGCTCAGCAATCCACCCGCCGCTACGCGAAGCGGCAGGTCACCTGGTTCCGCCACCAGCTCGCGGCCCGGCCGCCCGCCTCCGCGCTGCATGGCTGCCATACGATCAATTCGCTCTACGCAAGACCGCTTAGTGAAGCAATACTGACCTATCTTGAAACGACGTTGCGTCGTTGA
- a CDS encoding DegQ family serine endoprotease, producing the protein MNPNHPIHRAEPGREAGNRSLGRRLRVVPLIAALLLGLSAAVGTPAMAQSRPAPTSFADLSEKLLPAVVNISTSQAVPQRQQGARPEMPQFPPGSPFEEFFRDFFDRQQQDQPQQPRKSTSLGSGFIIDAKNGYVVTNNHVIQDADEITVILQDDTNIKAELIGKDPKTDVALLKITTNHPLVAVPFGDSDAMRVGDWVLAIGNPFGLGGSVTAGIISARQRDINAGPYDDFLQTDASINRGNSGGPMFNLNGEVIGINTAIFSPSGGSVGIGFAIPSNLAKQVVAQLREYGKTRRGWLGVRIQGVTPEIAESLGLQGHKGALVASVTPNGPAAKAGIQAGDVVTKFDGKEINEMRRLPRVVAETPIDKAVPIEVWRKGKSQQLQVKVGELEAAEESGLLAANPEEQRRQPQQAPAQKPTETLGLKLTNITPELRQQFEIKPELKGVVVTEVAGNSTASEKGIRAGDVIIEVGQEEVRKPEDVTSKIQKAKEQGKKSILLLVDRHGDLRFVAIPLSQG; encoded by the coding sequence TTGAACCCGAACCACCCCATCCACCGCGCCGAGCCCGGCCGCGAAGCGGGCAACCGGTCGCTGGGCCGCCGGCTGCGCGTCGTGCCGCTGATCGCCGCTCTCCTGTTGGGGCTGTCCGCCGCCGTCGGCACCCCCGCCATGGCCCAGTCGCGCCCGGCGCCGACCAGCTTCGCCGACCTGTCGGAGAAGCTGCTGCCCGCCGTGGTCAACATCTCGACCAGCCAGGCGGTGCCGCAGCGCCAGCAGGGCGCCCGCCCCGAGATGCCGCAGTTCCCGCCGGGCTCGCCGTTCGAGGAGTTCTTCCGCGACTTCTTCGACCGCCAGCAGCAGGACCAGCCGCAGCAGCCGCGCAAGTCGACCTCGCTCGGTTCCGGCTTCATCATCGACGCCAAGAACGGCTACGTGGTCACCAACAACCACGTCATCCAGGACGCCGACGAGATCACCGTCATCCTGCAGGACGACACCAACATCAAGGCGGAGCTGATCGGCAAGGACCCGAAGACCGACGTCGCCCTGCTGAAGATCACCACCAACCACCCGCTGGTCGCCGTTCCCTTCGGCGATTCCGACGCCATGCGCGTGGGCGACTGGGTGCTGGCCATCGGCAACCCGTTCGGCCTGGGCGGCTCGGTCACCGCCGGCATCATCTCGGCCCGCCAGCGCGACATCAACGCCGGCCCCTACGACGATTTCCTGCAGACCGACGCCTCGATCAACCGCGGCAACTCCGGCGGCCCGATGTTCAACCTGAACGGCGAGGTCATCGGCATCAACACGGCGATCTTCTCGCCGTCGGGCGGTTCGGTCGGCATCGGCTTCGCCATCCCGTCCAACCTCGCCAAGCAGGTGGTCGCGCAGCTCCGCGAGTACGGCAAGACCCGCCGCGGCTGGCTGGGCGTGCGCATCCAGGGCGTGACCCCGGAGATCGCCGAGAGCCTGGGCCTGCAGGGCCACAAGGGCGCGCTGGTCGCCTCCGTCACCCCGAACGGCCCGGCGGCCAAGGCCGGCATCCAGGCGGGCGACGTGGTGACCAAGTTCGACGGCAAGGAAATCAACGAGATGCGCCGCCTGCCGCGCGTCGTCGCCGAGACGCCGATCGACAAGGCCGTCCCGATCGAGGTGTGGCGCAAGGGCAAGTCGCAGCAGCTTCAGGTGAAGGTGGGCGAGCTTGAGGCCGCCGAGGAATCGGGCCTTCTCGCCGCCAATCCGGAGGAGCAGCGCCGCCAGCCGCAGCAGGCCCCGGCCCAGAAGCCGACCGAGACGCTGGGCCTGAAGCTGACCAACATCACGCCGGAGCTGCGCCAGCAGTTCGAGATCAAGCCCGAGCTGAAGGGCGTCGTGGTGACCGAGGTGGCCGGCAACTCCACCGCGTCGGAGAAGGGCATCCGCGCCGGCGACGTCATCATCGAGGTCGGCCAGGAGGAGGTCCGCAAGCCGGAGGACGTGACGTCCAAGATCCAGAAGGCCAAGGAGCAGGGCAAGAAGTCCATCCTGCTGCTGGTCGACCGTCACGGCGACCTGCGCTTCGTCGCCATCCCGCTCAGCCAGGGCTGA
- a CDS encoding cupredoxin domain-containing protein has protein sequence MIQRPATLHTLSILAFTLAPALFLAGCGAGTDLAQRPPPGYVGDVGARVSAMDWAQARPVTVQLDEFRFQPDRLAFERGAPYRLTLENRGSVAHTFTSEGFFKAIAVRRVTTAQGAVETPALVNLEIPAGQTDVVEFIPVEAGTYDLACHEPLHSSFGMTGTITVR, from the coding sequence ATGATCCAGCGGCCTGCCACCCTTCATACCCTGTCCATTCTCGCCTTCACCCTGGCGCCTGCCTTGTTCCTGGCCGGATGCGGCGCCGGGACCGATCTGGCGCAGCGCCCGCCGCCCGGCTATGTCGGCGACGTGGGGGCGCGCGTCTCGGCGATGGATTGGGCGCAGGCCCGCCCCGTGACCGTGCAGTTGGACGAGTTCCGGTTCCAGCCCGACCGTCTGGCCTTCGAGCGGGGAGCTCCCTACCGCCTGACGCTGGAGAACCGCGGGAGCGTCGCGCACACCTTCACGTCGGAGGGCTTCTTCAAGGCCATCGCGGTGCGGCGGGTCACCACCGCGCAAGGCGCCGTCGAGACGCCGGCCCTGGTGAATCTGGAGATCCCCGCCGGCCAGACCGATGTGGTGGAGTTCATCCCGGTCGAGGCCGGCACTTATGATCTGGCCTGCCACGAACCGCTGCACAGTAGCTTCGGGATGACCGGGACGATCACGGTTCGCTGA
- a CDS encoding DUF2065 domain-containing protein: MTDFLTALALVLVIEGVLYALFPSAMRRLIVEALTMPENRLRVVGLVTAMAGVGFVWLLRGA, encoded by the coding sequence ATGACGGATTTCCTCACCGCGCTGGCCCTGGTCCTGGTGATCGAGGGCGTGCTCTACGCGCTGTTCCCGTCCGCCATGCGGCGCCTGATCGTCGAGGCCCTGACGATGCCGGAAAACCGGCTGCGCGTTGTCGGGCTGGTTACGGCGATGGCCGGCGTCGGATTCGTCTGGCTTCTGCGGGGCGCCTGA
- the serB gene encoding phosphoserine phosphatase SerB, whose amino-acid sequence MSAVVTLIAAASAVLDEQAVQAARASLTALGADTAKPDWLAPDRACDIAEEGLVPEQAEAAVRRALGGLAVDVIAQKPGNRKKRLLVADMESTIIEQEMLDELGDYVGLKDHIAAITARAMNGEIDFKGAVRERVALLKGLNESVVDEVWQRATLMPGARTLVSTMRANGATCVLVSGGFRCFTERVRQWVGFDDDRGNVLEVVDGVMTGAVVEPILDKDSKLEALLAYAGERHVPTVETMAVGDGANDLPMLLAAGLGVAFHAKPTVAAQARARVDHGDLTALLFAQGYRIGEFVEG is encoded by the coding sequence ATGAGCGCTGTCGTTACGCTGATCGCCGCCGCCTCCGCCGTTCTCGACGAGCAGGCCGTGCAGGCCGCCCGCGCGTCCCTGACCGCGCTGGGCGCCGACACCGCCAAGCCGGACTGGCTGGCGCCGGACCGCGCCTGCGACATCGCCGAGGAAGGTCTGGTGCCCGAGCAGGCCGAAGCCGCCGTCCGCCGCGCGCTTGGTGGACTCGCCGTGGACGTCATCGCCCAGAAGCCGGGCAACCGGAAGAAGCGCCTGCTGGTCGCCGACATGGAATCGACGATCATCGAGCAGGAGATGCTGGACGAGCTGGGCGATTACGTCGGGCTGAAGGATCACATCGCCGCGATCACCGCCCGCGCCATGAACGGCGAGATCGACTTCAAGGGCGCGGTGCGCGAGCGGGTCGCCCTGCTCAAGGGCCTGAACGAGAGCGTTGTCGACGAGGTGTGGCAGCGCGCCACCCTGATGCCCGGCGCCAGGACGCTGGTCTCCACCATGCGCGCCAACGGGGCGACCTGCGTGCTGGTCTCCGGCGGCTTCCGCTGCTTCACGGAGCGGGTGCGCCAGTGGGTCGGCTTCGACGACGACCGCGGCAACGTGCTGGAGGTGGTGGACGGCGTCATGACCGGCGCGGTCGTCGAGCCGATCCTCGACAAGGACAGCAAGCTGGAGGCCCTGCTCGCCTACGCCGGGGAGCGCCACGTCCCGACCGTCGAGACCATGGCCGTCGGCGACGGCGCCAACGACCTGCCGATGCTGCTGGCCGCCGGGCTGGGCGTCGCCTTCCACGCCAAGCCGACGGTGGCCGCCCAGGCCCGCGCCCGCGTCGATCACGGCGACCTCACCGCCCTGCTGTTCGCCCAGGGCTACCGGATCGGCGAGTTCGTGGAGGGCTGA
- a CDS encoding monovalent cation:proton antiporter-2 (CPA2) family protein, translated as MPDFVTLVVLLAAVVLAVPVAKRIGFGGPLGYLAAGLAIGPGGLGLVTDVEAIRHVSELGVIMLLFLIGLELRPARLWVMRRSVLGLGGAQVAVTAIVIGAAAFLLLGFTPAAAAVTGFGLSLSSTAMVLPMLAERELLTTNAGRSAFSILLFQDLAIIPAVALLPLLGHGAGEVPDAGTAWLAVLKAGGAVAAILAGGRYLLRPVLRAVDGARTPEIFTAAALLIVLGTALFAAWAGLSMSLGAFMAGVLLSDSEYRHEVQADIAPFEGLLLGLFFVSVGMGADVAALMAEPVRYLSLALGLMALKAAVLFGLARLSGLRPGGSTRLSTVLSQGGEFGFVLFGLAVGVGAMSGGQAATAMLVVTLSMIATPFVFAAEERWLAPRLIVKPVRPYDTIAPDGEPPVLICGFGRVGQIVGRVLRLRGIPFTALEQSAEQVDVVRRFGNKVYYGDPSRLDLLRAAGADKAKVLVVALEDMEQSLRVVELATRHFPHLVIHARARNRRHAHFLMDRGVTHFVRETYDSSLRLTGGVLQSLGLPPEETRHTLETFREHDERTLIRQHAVHHDENRLIQTSRQAAAELQALFEADREEREEERDRKTV; from the coding sequence ATGCCGGATTTCGTGACGTTGGTGGTGCTGCTGGCCGCCGTGGTCCTGGCGGTCCCGGTGGCCAAGCGGATCGGCTTCGGCGGGCCGCTCGGCTATCTCGCGGCGGGGCTGGCCATCGGGCCGGGCGGGCTCGGGCTGGTGACGGACGTCGAGGCGATCCGGCACGTCTCCGAACTCGGCGTCATCATGCTGCTGTTCCTGATCGGGCTGGAGCTGCGCCCCGCCCGCCTCTGGGTGATGCGCCGGTCGGTGCTGGGACTCGGCGGCGCCCAGGTCGCGGTGACCGCCATCGTGATCGGCGCCGCCGCCTTCCTCCTGCTGGGATTCACCCCCGCCGCCGCCGCGGTGACCGGATTCGGCCTGTCGCTGTCCTCCACCGCCATGGTGCTGCCCATGCTGGCGGAGCGGGAGCTGCTGACCACCAACGCCGGGCGCAGCGCCTTCTCCATCCTGCTCTTCCAGGACCTCGCCATCATCCCGGCGGTGGCGCTGCTGCCGCTGCTCGGCCATGGCGCCGGGGAGGTGCCAGACGCGGGGACGGCGTGGCTGGCCGTCCTGAAGGCCGGCGGCGCGGTCGCGGCGATCCTGGCCGGCGGGCGCTATTTGCTGCGCCCGGTTCTGCGCGCCGTGGACGGCGCCCGGACGCCGGAGATCTTCACCGCCGCCGCCCTGCTGATCGTGCTGGGCACCGCCCTGTTCGCCGCGTGGGCGGGGCTGTCCATGTCGCTCGGCGCCTTCATGGCCGGGGTGCTGCTGTCCGATTCGGAGTACCGGCACGAGGTGCAGGCGGACATCGCGCCGTTCGAGGGGCTGCTGCTCGGCCTGTTCTTCGTCTCGGTGGGCATGGGGGCCGATGTGGCGGCGCTGATGGCCGAGCCGGTGCGCTACCTGTCGCTGGCGCTCGGGCTGATGGCGCTGAAGGCGGCGGTCCTGTTCGGGCTGGCCCGCCTGTCCGGCCTGCGTCCCGGCGGCTCGACGCGGCTGTCCACCGTGCTGAGCCAAGGCGGCGAGTTCGGCTTCGTGCTGTTCGGGCTCGCCGTCGGCGTCGGGGCGATGAGCGGCGGACAGGCGGCGACGGCCATGCTGGTGGTCACGCTGTCGATGATCGCCACCCCCTTCGTCTTCGCGGCGGAGGAGCGCTGGCTGGCGCCGCGCCTGATCGTGAAGCCCGTGCGCCCCTACGACACCATCGCGCCGGACGGCGAGCCGCCGGTGCTGATCTGCGGCTTCGGCCGGGTCGGGCAGATCGTCGGGCGCGTGCTGCGGCTGCGCGGCATCCCCTTCACGGCGCTGGAGCAGAGCGCCGAGCAGGTCGACGTCGTGCGGCGCTTCGGCAACAAGGTCTATTACGGCGACCCGTCGCGGCTCGACCTGCTGCGCGCCGCCGGGGCCGACAAGGCCAAGGTGCTGGTGGTGGCGCTGGAGGACATGGAGCAGTCGCTGCGCGTGGTCGAGCTGGCGACGCGCCACTTCCCGCACCTCGTCATCCACGCCCGCGCCCGCAACCGCCGCCACGCCCATTTCCTGATGGACCGCGGCGTCACGCATTTCGTGCGCGAGACCTACGATTCCAGCCTGCGGCTGACCGGCGGCGTGCTGCAATCGCTGGGCCTGCCGCCGGAGGAGACCCGCCACACGCTGGAGACCTTCCGCGAGCATGACGAGCGCACGCTGATCCGCCAGCACGCCGTGCATCACGACGAGAACCGCCTGATCCAAACCTCCCGCCAGGCCGCCGCCGAGCTTCAGGCGCTGTTCGAGGCCGACCGCGAGGAACGGGAGGAGGAGCGGGACCGCAAGACCGTCTGA
- the hflC gene encoding protease modulator HflC has product MNRTLLVAGIGILAAGVLASASLFTVNEAQQALVLQFGEPMRVIRDPGLKAKVPFIQEVRILDRRVLDLDPPVEQVILADQKRLDVDAFARYRILDPLRFYQTAGNEAVAETRMNAIVNSALRRVLGSVTLLAILSDERPRVMNDIRGQVNDEAKRFGIEIVDVRIRRADLPEETSQSIFARMRSEREREAAEARAQGQEQSQQIRSRADRERTVILAEAQRDSQILRGEGDNQALKLIAEATSQDPQFYSFYRTLEAYRKSLNKDDTTMVLSPTGEFFRYFGDITGGGNGQPAPASGSAPAPQRAPAPATAQQQ; this is encoded by the coding sequence ATGAACCGCACATTGTTGGTTGCCGGCATCGGCATCCTCGCCGCGGGCGTGCTCGCCTCGGCCTCGCTCTTCACGGTGAACGAGGCGCAGCAGGCGCTCGTCCTCCAGTTCGGCGAGCCGATGCGCGTCATCCGCGATCCCGGCCTGAAGGCCAAGGTCCCCTTCATCCAGGAAGTCCGCATCCTCGACCGCCGCGTGCTCGACCTCGACCCGCCGGTGGAGCAGGTCATCCTGGCCGACCAGAAGCGCCTGGACGTGGACGCCTTCGCGCGCTACCGCATCCTGGACCCGCTGCGCTTCTACCAGACCGCCGGCAACGAGGCGGTGGCCGAGACGCGGATGAACGCCATCGTGAACTCGGCACTCCGCCGCGTTCTCGGCAGCGTGACGCTGCTCGCTATCCTGTCGGACGAGCGTCCGCGGGTGATGAACGACATCCGCGGGCAGGTGAACGACGAGGCCAAGCGATTCGGCATCGAGATCGTCGATGTCCGCATCCGCCGCGCCGACCTGCCGGAGGAGACCAGCCAGTCGATCTTCGCCCGCATGCGGTCGGAGCGTGAGCGCGAAGCCGCCGAGGCCCGCGCCCAGGGTCAGGAGCAGTCGCAGCAGATCCGCTCCCGCGCGGACCGCGAGCGCACCGTCATCCTGGCCGAAGCGCAGCGCGATTCGCAGATCCTGCGCGGTGAAGGCGACAACCAGGCGCTGAAGCTGATCGCCGAGGCGACGTCGCAGGACCCGCAGTTCTACAGCTTCTACCGGACGCTCGAAGCCTACCGGAAGTCGCTGAACAAGGACGACACCACCATGGTGCTGTCCCCGACCGGCGAGTTCTTCCGCTACTTCGGCGACATCACCGGCGGCGGCAACGGCCAGCCGGCCCCGGCCTCGGGCAGCGCCCCGGCGCCGCAGCGGGCTCCGGCCCCGGCGACCGCCCAGCAGCAGTAG
- the apbC gene encoding iron-sulfur cluster carrier protein ApbC, with amino-acid sequence MAQVSEAQVLDALRTVVDPERGKDVVSLGMLSGLVVRDGHVAFSIEVDPKRGAQAEPVRHAAEKAVEALPGVLSVTAVLTAHRPAGQGAAPQQGHGHAHGHSHGHSHGQQQPAEQKPLVPGVKAIVAVASGKGGVGKSTTASNLALAMAANGLKVGLLDADIYGPSMPRMLGISGRPTSRDGRILEPMENYGIKVMSMGFLVAEDTPMIWRGPMVMSALQQMLRDVNWGTLDVLVVDMPPGTGDAQLTMAQQVPLAGAIIVSTPQDIALLDARKGLNMFRRVDVPVLGIIENMSYFCCPNCGHRTDIFSHGGARKEASDLGMEFLGEIPLHLDIRETSDQGQPIVVSQPESEHAKAYRGIAKRVWEKIAGEQGPARAAPRIVVS; translated from the coding sequence ATGGCGCAGGTCAGCGAAGCTCAAGTCCTTGACGCTCTGAGGACGGTTGTCGATCCGGAACGGGGCAAGGACGTCGTCAGCCTCGGCATGCTTTCCGGCCTTGTCGTGCGTGACGGGCACGTCGCCTTTTCGATCGAGGTGGACCCCAAGCGCGGCGCCCAGGCCGAGCCGGTGCGCCACGCCGCCGAGAAAGCGGTGGAGGCCCTGCCGGGCGTCCTGTCGGTCACCGCGGTGCTGACGGCGCACCGCCCCGCCGGGCAGGGTGCCGCCCCGCAGCAGGGCCACGGCCATGCTCACGGGCATTCTCATGGACATTCCCATGGGCAGCAGCAGCCGGCCGAGCAGAAGCCGCTGGTGCCGGGCGTGAAGGCCATCGTCGCCGTCGCGTCGGGCAAGGGCGGCGTCGGCAAGTCCACCACGGCCAGCAACCTCGCGCTCGCCATGGCGGCGAACGGGCTGAAGGTCGGGCTTCTGGACGCCGACATCTACGGCCCCTCCATGCCGCGCATGCTGGGCATCTCCGGCCGCCCGACCAGCCGCGACGGCCGCATCCTGGAGCCAATGGAGAACTACGGCATCAAGGTGATGTCGATGGGCTTCCTGGTCGCCGAGGACACGCCGATGATCTGGCGCGGCCCGATGGTGATGAGCGCCCTGCAGCAGATGCTGCGCGACGTGAACTGGGGCACGCTCGACGTCCTGGTGGTGGACATGCCGCCGGGCACCGGCGACGCCCAGCTCACCATGGCGCAGCAGGTGCCGCTGGCCGGGGCGATCATCGTCTCCACCCCGCAGGACATCGCCCTGCTCGACGCCCGCAAGGGGCTGAACATGTTCCGCCGCGTGGACGTGCCCGTCCTCGGCATCATCGAGAACATGAGCTACTTCTGCTGCCCCAACTGCGGCCACCGCACGGACATCTTCAGCCACGGCGGCGCCCGCAAGGAGGCCTCCGACCTGGGCATGGAGTTCCTCGGCGAGATCCCGCTGCACCTCGACATCCGCGAGACCTCCGACCAGGGCCAGCCCATCGTGGTGTCGCAGCCCGAGTCGGAACACGCGAAGGCCTACCGCGGAATTGCCAAGCGCGTGTGGGAGAAGATCGCCGGCGAGCAGGGTCCGGCGCGGGCGGCGCCGCGGATCGTGGTGTCGTAA